The Terrirubrum flagellatum nucleotide sequence CAGCGGGAACGCTCGACGCCGGTTTCGGCCCCGGCCGCGCGAGAGCGGTGGTCGTTCCAACCCTTCCCTGCATGTCGTCGATGAACAGCAGCGCCGCCGAGGCGCCGAGGAAGGAGAGATCGATCTTTCGCGCCCCCTTCCCGTCCGAAACCGTCACGCGATCGACCTTGCGGGCGGCGGCGAGGATCGCGGCCCAGCCCGTCAGGCCAGGCTCGGCCGGCGGCGCAACGAGCTTCGGCTCGGACAATTCCTGCTCGCCGGCGACGATCTTCCATTCAGGCTTCGCGTCAGGGCCTGCGGCCAGAGCGACGCGAATATAGCCGCCGTCCCCATCGCCTGTGCTGAAGCCGAGCGCGACGCAGCCGCGGACATTGTCGCAGCCGACCTCCCAATCCTTGAAAGTCTTATAGGCCGGCGCTTTCGCGCCCTGGGCGAAGGCTGCCGGCGCAAACGCAAGCAGACCAAGAAGCAGCGACGCGCCCCAGATATGAGCCGTGCGCTTCATCGCAGCTTCGGATCAGAACGCCCGAAAGGTGATGATTGTATGGGTGTCCAGGATTTCCGGGATCGTCTGCACCTTCTCGCCGACGAAGCGGCCGATATCGACCTCGGTCGGGATGTGGAACTTGGCGAGGATGTCGTACTGGCCGGCGATCGAATAGATCTCGGATGCGATCTCGGCGTCGGCGAGACGGCTCGCCACCTCATAGGTCTTGCCGAGCTTGCATTTGATCTCGACGAAGAAGGTCTGCACGGCCCGGCTCCCGGTCTCTGAACGGGTTCGGTAGCGGGTCTCGGGCGACGCCGCAACATCTCCGAGGCGATTGGCAATCGCGCCCGCCCGCCCGAAAATGCCGGCTCATTCGCAGGCCGATCTCCGACCAGCGGCCAAGGATCGTGGAGGACGCCATGGATTTCGAACCGAGCGCAAAAGCGAAGGACTATGTCGCGCGCGTGCGCGCCTTCATGCGCGAGCACATTGTCCCGATCGAGAACGACTACTGGGCGCAGGTCGAAAGCGCGGCGCAGGGCGGCGACTGGCGCACATGGAAAATCCCGCAGACCATGGAGGACCTCAAGGCGAAAGCGCGCGCGCAGGGGCTGTGGAACATGTTCCTGCCCGACGACAAGCTCGGCGCCGGCCTCTCGATCGTCGATTATGCCCAGGTGGCGGAGGAAACGGGACGCAGCTTCATGGCGCCCGAGGTCTTCAACTGCTCCGCGCCCGACACCGGCAATATGGAGGTGCTGTGGCGCTACGGCTCCGACGCACAGAAGGAGAAATGGCTGAAGCCGCTGCTCGCCGGCGAAATCCGCTCCGTCTTCTGCATGACGGAGCCCGACGTCGCCTCCTCCGACGCGACCAACATGCAGGCGACCGCCATCGTCGAAGGCGACGACATCGTGCTCAATGGACGCAAATGGTGGTCGAGCGGCGTCGGCGATCCCCGCTGCAAGATCGCGATCTTCATGGCGCATACGCCTGACGCGACCAGGGATCGCCATGAGCAGCATTCGATGGTGCTCGTTCCCGTCGATACTTCGGGCGTCACGATCAAGCGCATGCTCCCCGTATTCGGCTCGCATGACGCTCCACATGGCCATGGCGAGATGCAATTCGAGAATGTGCGTGTGCCGGTCGCGAATGTTCTCGTCGGCCCCGGCCACGGATTTCCGATCGCGCAGGGACGGCTTGGTCCCGGCCGCATCCATCACTGCATGCGCTGCATCGGCGCTTCGGAGCGGATGCTCGAATTGATGATCGAGCGCGGCATGAAGCGCGTGGCCTTCGGGCAGCCGCTGGTCAATCTCGGCGGCAATCGCGAACGCATCGCCAATCTGCGCATGGCGATCGATCAGGCGCGACTGCTCACGCTCTACGCCGCGTGGAAAATGGACAAGGTCGGCAACCGCGCCGCGATGACGGAGATCTCTTCGATCAAGGTGGTCGCGCCGAACGTGATGCAGAAGGTCGCCGACGATGCGATCCAGATGTTCGGCGGCGCCGGCATGTCGAATGACGACACGCCGCTTGCGTCATTCTTCGCCACCGCGCGACTGCTGCGTCTCGCGGACGGCCCCGACGAAGTTCATCGCGATGTCATCGCGCGCATCGAACTGCGCAAGCACGGCGCGAATCGATAGCGATCAATAGACAGAGCCTGCACGCGAATTTCGGCCCTTCATTCCGTTGCGTCAGCGATTCTCTCGAAAAGGGAACGCTGGCGGCGCAGCGACGTTTGCAGCCTGACGAAGAGAGCATCGCTCTCACGTTGCGTCCAACAAGCTGGTCGATGTGGCCGCTGCGCGCTCGCGCAGCGCAGCGTCGATTGCTGTCAACATGAAGGGAACGTGAAATGAAACGCATTCTTGCGACGGCGCTTCTGATTTCCGCGACGGCGATCGCGGCGCCGGCATTCGCCCAGAACGATGAAGCGGCCAAGGGCGGCGCACTGACAGGCGCAGCCACCGGCGCGGTCGGTGGCGCCATTGTCGGCGGGCCGATCGGCGCGGCTGTCGGCGGCATCGCAGGCGCCGCAGTCGGCGCGACTGCAGGCTCATTGACGCCGGAGGACCGTGTGTACATTCGCGATTATGCGGTCCGCCAGCGCGCGGCGCCTGTCACGGTGCAGGAGCGCATTGTGATCGGCGAACCGCTGCCGCCAACGGTCAAGTATTATCGGGTTGAGGGCAATCCGCGCGTCGCGACCTATCGCTACGCCTACGTCAACAACCACTATTACATCGTGGACGAGAGCGGTCGCGTCGTCGGCGAGATGTAACGCCTGACGCGCTAATCAAGAGCGGGGCGGCGAAAGCCGCTCCGTTTTCGTTTGTCCGGCGAAATAGGAGAATTATTCGTCGCTGGAGCCGTAAGGCGACGAAAGGATCACGCGCACCTTGCGCTCGCCTGAATTATGCGGCGGCGTCATAGCGGGCGCGGCGATGCGCGTTTCGTCAGCAGTTTTGGCGACGACGTCGGGATCAACCGCCGCCGGTTGGCTCGCGACGGCCTTGCGCGGCGTCGCGGGCTGATGGCCGCGGCTTGGCGCCTGCGCGAAAGCAACGCCTGCGATCGCAGAAAAAACGATGCCCAAAGCCACGCGTTTCATTTGAGCCCAACCCCATACAGCCAAGCCGGACGCGCGCCCCGTCCGCGAATTCCGGCAATGACGGCGCGCCTATTCCATATAGGGCGCCGCGCGTCACCTGGGAGGCGAGGTCACGGTTAGCGAAATCCACCTATGTCCTGCGGTTCTTGCTCGCTCCGGCCTGCTTGGCCAAGCTTTGCCCGGACGACAGATCAATGACGGACAAACCGGGAGGATGACATGATCGACGCCGTGATCGTGTCCACCGCGCGCACGCCTCTGGCGAAATCCTGGCGCGGCGCATTCAATATGACTCATGGCGCGACGCTGGGAGGCCATGCCGTTCGCCACGCCATCGAACGCGCCGGCGTCGAACCTGGCGAAGTCGAAGACGTGCTAATGGGCTGCGCCTATCCCGAGGGCGCGACCGGCCTGAACATCGCCCGCCAGATCGCGCTGATGGCCGACTGTCCCGTCACAACCGCTGGCGTCACAGTCAACCGCTTCTGTTCGTCAGGCCTGCAGACCATCGCCATGGCGGCGCAGCAGGTCATGGTCGACCGCGTTCCCGTTGTCGTGGCCGGCGGCGTCGAGTCGATCTCGCTGACGCAGAACCAGATGAACAAGCATATGCTGACGAGCCGCGATCTCACGAAGAAAAAGCCCGAGATCTATTGGCCGATGCTGCAGACCGCCG carries:
- a CDS encoding DUF1176 domain-containing protein gives rise to the protein MKRTAHIWGASLLLGLLAFAPAAFAQGAKAPAYKTFKDWEVGCDNVRGCVALGFSTGDGDGGYIRVALAAGPDAKPEWKIVAGEQELSEPKLVAPPAEPGLTGWAAILAAARKVDRVTVSDGKGARKIDLSFLGASAALLFIDDMQGRVGTTTALARPGPKPASSVPAAPPLPVVKAKPTSAAGEAPANLAAALVKRLPASVKRDCSRMKGDDDSGEAYAMGDGVALVMLPCDAGAYNFSSLLWLVKGKNVAGAQKLMLPDPLGRSQDGVTNGDYDPASGQLSFLAKGRGIGDCGESGVYSWTGSSFVLASYRKMDKCQAVDPDDWPVLWRSAE
- a CDS encoding Lrp/AsnC family transcriptional regulator; translation: MQTFFVEIKCKLGKTYEVASRLADAEIASEIYSIAGQYDILAKFHIPTEVDIGRFVGEKVQTIPEILDTHTIITFRAF
- a CDS encoding acyl-CoA dehydrogenase family protein, with protein sequence MDFEPSAKAKDYVARVRAFMREHIVPIENDYWAQVESAAQGGDWRTWKIPQTMEDLKAKARAQGLWNMFLPDDKLGAGLSIVDYAQVAEETGRSFMAPEVFNCSAPDTGNMEVLWRYGSDAQKEKWLKPLLAGEIRSVFCMTEPDVASSDATNMQATAIVEGDDIVLNGRKWWSSGVGDPRCKIAIFMAHTPDATRDRHEQHSMVLVPVDTSGVTIKRMLPVFGSHDAPHGHGEMQFENVRVPVANVLVGPGHGFPIAQGRLGPGRIHHCMRCIGASERMLELMIERGMKRVAFGQPLVNLGGNRERIANLRMAIDQARLLTLYAAWKMDKVGNRAAMTEISSIKVVAPNVMQKVADDAIQMFGGAGMSNDDTPLASFFATARLLRLADGPDEVHRDVIARIELRKHGANR
- a CDS encoding DUF1236 domain-containing protein, which produces MKRILATALLISATAIAAPAFAQNDEAAKGGALTGAATGAVGGAIVGGPIGAAVGGIAGAAVGATAGSLTPEDRVYIRDYAVRQRAAPVTVQERIVIGEPLPPTVKYYRVEGNPRVATYRYAYVNNHYYIVDESGRVVGEM